A window of Trichoderma atroviride chromosome 3, complete sequence contains these coding sequences:
- a CDS encoding uncharacterized protein (BUSCO:EOG092D1SLW), with protein MAQAPLFRLQCGVNSYEWGKKGSESAAARYAAATPSDDLTIQADKPYAELWMGTHPSNPSRDLQTGRTLLDLCSQHQGLLSEPVSSKYGAKLPFLFKVLSVNKALSIQAHPNKKLAEQLHARDPKNYPDDNHKPEMAIAITPFEGLCGFRPLGEVAHFLETVKPLRTLVGEDEAAQFIQAAKDEGGDEAPKKKALQKAFGGLMSSSADEVEKEINNLVALAKSEGADFAAGGVPSTKGDVLVELVTRLHGQYGSDIGIFVLFFLNFVTLQPGEALFLVADDIHAYVSGDIIECMAASDNVVRAGLTPKFKDVSTLVDMLTYNYAPIDEQKMNPTEYPYATLNRTAYSSGSEVMLYDPPIEEFSVVRTLLHGEGAKATFDPLEGPSIVICTNGKGTIAVGDAKHEIEEGHVYFVGSTAELILESAVGKGEDFTTFKAFCEIGSEKEKL; from the exons ATGGCGCAGGCTCCTCTGTTCCGTCTCCAGTGCGGCGTCAACTCGTACGAATGGGGCAAAAAGGGCAGCGAATCGGCCGCTGCCCGGtacgccgccgccacgccCTCGGACGACCTGACGATCCAAGCTGACAAGCCCTACGCCGAG CTGTGGATGGGCACTCACCCCTCCAACCCCTCCAGAGACCTCCAGACCGGCCGCACGCTCCTCGACCTCTGCTCCCAACACCAGGGCCTCCTCTCCGAGCCCGTCTCTTCCAAGTACGGCGCCAAGCTgccctttctcttcaagGTGCTGTCCGTCAACAAGGCCCTTTCCATCCAGGCCCATCccaacaagaagctcgcCGAGCAGCTGCACGCCCGAGACCCCAAAAACTACCCCGATGACAACCACAAGCCCGAgatggccattgccatcacTCCCTTCGAGGGCCTGTGTGGATTCAGGCCGCTGGGCGAAGTTGCACACTTTCTGGAGACGGTGAAGCCCCTAAGGACTCTGgttggcgaggacgaggcaGCGCAGTTTATTCAGGCtgccaaggacgagggcggcgatgaggcgcccaagaagaaggctctgCAAAAGGCCTTTGGCGGCCTCATGTCCTCTTCTGCCGACGAGGTTGAAAAGGAGATTAACAACCTTGTGGCGCTCGCCAAGTCTGAGGGAGCCGATTTCGCTGCCGGTGGCGTGCCCTCCACCAAGGGCGACGTCCTTGTCGAACTCGTCACCCGACTTCACGGCCAATACGGCTCCGATATTGGCATCTTTGTGCTCTTTTTCCTCAACTTTGTCACTCTGCAGCCCGGCGAGGCCCTGTTCCTCGTCGCCGACGACATCCATGCCTACGTCTCCGGCGACATCATCGAGTGCATGGCGGCCTCTGACAACGTTGTCCGTGCCGGCCTGACGCCAAAGTTCAAGGATGTGTCCACTCTGGTCGACATGCTCACGTACAACTATGCGCCCATCGACGAGCAGAAGATGAATCCCACCGAATACCCCTACGCAACACTTAACCGGACTGCTTACAGCTCTGGGTCAGAGGTCATGCTGTACGATCCCCCGATTGAGGAGTTTAGCGTCGTGCGTACTCTGCTCCACGGAGAGGGAGCAAAGGCTACATTTGACCCCCTCGAAGGccccagcatcgtcatctgcACCAACGGCAAAGGCACAATTGCTGTCGGGGATGCAAAGCACGAGATTGAGGAAGGACACGTCTATTTTGTCGGATCTACTGCAGAGCTGATCCTGGAGTCTGCAGTTGGCAAAGGAGAGGATTTTACGACATTCAAGGCTTTCTGCGAGATTGGATcagaaaaggagaagctATGA